A region from the Hippoglossus hippoglossus isolate fHipHip1 chromosome 16, fHipHip1.pri, whole genome shotgun sequence genome encodes:
- the LOC117777100 gene encoding protein C19orf12 homolog, translating into MDPVDDVIRLCCYLISNEEIKATLQGSLSAGWTVGLITTAAGIALGPPGLLVGAVGGGLLTYDWFKDEFKALPKIIMDLSDQKKQELYNQLMKVLRNMRWTDYAHLLSQVLAQPIVKQQILEAVIQFFKR; encoded by the exons ATGGATCCAGTTGATGATGTCATACGGCTGTGCTGCTATTTAATCTCTAATGAGGAAATCAAAGCTACACTGCAAGGTTCACTTAGTGCCGGGTGGACAGTTGGATTAATCACCACTGCTGCAGGGATTGCCTTGGGTCCTCCTGGTCTTCTTGTGG GCGCAGTGGGTGGAGGCCTGCTGACCTATGATTGGTTCAAGGATGAATTCAAAGCACTGCCTAAGATCATAATGGACCTCAGTGATCAGAAGAAGCAGGAGCTTTATAATCAGCTCATGAAAGTCCTGAGAAACATGCGGTGGACAGATTATGCCCACCTGCTTTCTCAGGTGTTGGCTCAGCCCATCGTGAAGCAGCAGATTCTCGAAGCTGTCATCCAGTTTTTCAAAAGATAA
- the LOC117777096 gene encoding protein C19orf12 homolog: protein MGPVDDVIQLCCYLISNEEIKATLQGSLSAGWTVGLITTAAGIALGPPGLLVGAVGGGLLTYDWFKDEFKALPKIIMELSDQKKQELYNQLMKVQVLKNMRWTDYAHLLFQVSAQPIVKQQILETLIQFFKR, encoded by the exons ATGGGTCCagttgatgatgtcatacaGCTGTGCTGCTATTTAATCTCTAATGAGGAAATCAAAGCTACACTGCAAGGTTCACTTAGTGCCGGGTGGACAGTTGGATTAATCACCACTGCTGCAGGGATTGCCTTGGGTCCTCCTGGTCTTCTTGTGG GCGCAGTGGGTGGAGGCCTGCTGACCTATGATTGGTTCAAGGATGAATTCAAAGCACTGCCTAAGATCATAATGGAGCTCAGTGATCAGAAGAAGCAGGAGCTTTATAATCAGCTCATGAAAGTCCAGGTCCTGAAAAACATGCGGTGGACAGATTATGCCCACCTGCTTTTTCAGGTGTCTGCTCAGCCCATCGTGAAGCAGCAGATTCTCGAAACTCTCATCCAGTTTTTCAAAAGATAA
- the LOC117777098 gene encoding protein C19orf12 homolog — MGPVDDVIQLCCYLISNEEIKATLQGSLSAGWTVGLITTAAGIALGPPGLLVGAVGGGLLTYDWFKDEFKALPKIIMELSDQKKQELYNQLMKVLRNMRWTDDAHLLSQVLAQPIVKQQILETLIQFFKR, encoded by the exons ATGGGTCCagttgatgatgtcatacaGCTGTGCTGCTATTTAATCTCTAATGAGGAAATCAAAGCTACACTGCAAGGTTCACTTAGTGCCGGGTGGACAGTTGGATTAATCACCACTGCTGCAGGGATTGCCTTGGGTCCTCCTGGTCTTCTTGTGG GCGCAGTGGGTGGAGGCCTGCTGACCTATGATTGGTTCAAGGATGAATTCAAAGCACTGCCTAAGATCATAATGGAGCTCAGTGATCAGAAGAAGCAGGAGCTTTATAATCAGCTCATGAAAGTCCTGAGAAACATGCGGTGGACAGATGATGCCCACCTGCTTTCTCAGGTGTTGGCTCAGCCCATCGTGAAGCAGCAGATTCTCGAAACTCTCATCCAGTTTTTCAAAAGATAA